Proteins from a genomic interval of Papaver somniferum cultivar HN1 chromosome 4, ASM357369v1, whole genome shotgun sequence:
- the LOC113276153 gene encoding pentatricopeptide repeat-containing protein At1g08070, chloroplastic-like, with the protein MNVTLSLMPAKTLPKITTISEFPNNPKTLILEQCKTIKDINQIHTHVIKTGLILNPSAVENLLESTALVLRSMDYALAIFNQVQQPQPEAYNILIRGFNLNQNPEKAILLFKQMKENCIEPDKYTFSCILKSCSILHGLQEGKQIQAHTMKSGFGSSGFVQNTLIHMYANCGKIDIARRVFDEMSEREVITWNSMFAGYTTSSCWEEVIKLFQEMLKSDFGFDVVTMISVLTACGRLGNLELGEWLSDYIVENGLTGNLNLITSLIDMYAKCGKIDVARSLFDKLPRRDVVAWSAMISGYSQASRCREALDLFQEMQRENIEPNEITMVSVLSSCAVMGAFEIGKWCHFFVKKKRIKLTVTLGTALMDFYAKCGSVENSLDVFKKMPVKNVLSWTVLIQGLASNGEGRKALEYFSQMRIRNIEPNDVTFIGVLSACSHAGLIDEGREFFVSMNRDYGIDPRIEHYGCMVDIFARGGFIIEAYQFIKNMPMEPNAVIWRTLLASCKVHKNVEMGEESLRQLVKLEPAHSGDYILLSNVYASVGRFEDATKIRSEMRQKGIKKTPGCSSIEIEGGLHEFFAEDSAHPKSVEIYDAVEKMMKRIKSAGYVPNIAEARLDAEEDEKESSISHHSEKLAIAFGLIKTSPGTTIRITKNLRVCSDCHIATKTISKVFNREIVVRDRNRFHHFKDGCCSCNDYW; encoded by the coding sequence ATGAATGTTACTCTATCTCTTATGCCCGCCAAAACCTTACCCAAAATAACAACCATTTCTGAGTTCCCCAACAACCCTAAGACTCTAATATTAGAACAATGCAAAACTATCAAAGACATCAATCAAATCCATACTCATGTAATCAAAACTGGTCTTATTCTCAATCCTTCAGCAGTAGAAAACCTCCTTGAATCCACTGCACTAGTTCTTCGTAGTATGGATTATGCCTTGGCCATTTTTAATCAAGTCCAACAGCCTCAACCAGAGGCTTATAACATTTTGATTAGAGGATTCAATTTGAATCAAAACCCAGAAAAAGCAATTTTATTATTCAAACAAATGAAAGAGAATTGTATAGAACCTGATAAATATAccttttcttgtattttgaaatcTTGTTCTATATTACATGGATTGCAAGAAGGTAAACAGATTCAAGCTCATACTATGAAGTCTGGGTTCGGATCTTCTGGGTTTGTTCAGAATACTTTGATTCATATGTACGCGAATTGTGGGAAAATCGATATTGCTCGTAGGGTGTTCGATGAAATGTCAGAAAGAGAAGTCATTACTTGGAATTCGATGTTTGCGGGTTATACTACAAGTTCCTGCTGGGAAGAAGTAATTAAGTTGTTTCAAGAGATGTTGAAGTCTGATTTTGGGTTTGATGTGGTCACGATGATTAGTGTTCTAACTGCTTGCGGGAGATTAGGGAATTTAGAGTTGGGAGAATGGTTGAGTGACTATATTGTTGAAAATGGTTTAACTGGGAACTTGAACTTGATTACTTCTCTTATTGATATGTATGCAAAATGTGGTAAAATTGATGTTGCAAGGAGTTTATTTGATAAGTTGCCGAGAAGAGATGTAGTTGCATGGAGTGCTATGATTTCGGGTTATAGTCAAGCTAGTCGATGTAGGGAAGCATTAGATTTGTTTCAGGAGATGCAAAGGGAAAATATAGAACCAAATGAGATTACTATGGTTAGTGTTCTTTCTTCTTGTGCAGTTATGGGTGCTTTTGAAATCGGAAAATGGTGTCATTtctttgtgaagaagaagagaataaagctAACAGTAACTCTAGGTACTGCTTTGATGGACTTTTACGCGAAATGTGGATCGGTAGAGAATTCCCTTGATGTGTTCAAGAAGATGCCTGTGAAAAATGTTTTGTCTTGGACTGTATTGATACAAGGACTTGCAAGTAATGGTGAAGGAAGAAAGGCTCTTGAATACTTCTCCCAGATGAGGATAAGGAACATTGAACCAAATGATGTTACTTTCATTGGAGTTTTATCTGCTTGTAGTCATGCAGGCTTGATTGATGAAGGTCGTGAATTTTTCGTTAGCATGAACAGAGATTATGGTATTGATCCGAGAATTGAGCATTATGGATGCATGGTTGACATTTTTGCTCGAGGCGGATTCATTATAGAAGCTTATCAATTTATAAAGAACATGCCTATGGAACCAAATGCTGTTATCTGGAGAACATTACTGGCCTCATGTaaggttcataaaaatgttgaaatgggGGAAGAGTCTTTGAGACAATTGGTTAAGTTGGAGCCCGCACATAGTGGGGATTATATACTTTTATCTAACGTCTATGCATCTGTAGGTAGATTTGAGGATGCAACCAAAATAAGGAGTGAGATGAGGCAGAAGGGGATCAAGAAAACACCAGGGTGTAGTTCAATCGAGATTGAAGGTGGGCTTCATGAGTTTTTTGCAGAAGACAGTGCACATCCTAAATCAGTTGAGATTTAtgatgcagtggagaaaatgatgaagcgGATTAAGTCAGCTGGCTATGTGCCAAATATAGCAGAGGCAAGATTAGAtgcagaagaagatgagaaagagTCGTCGATTTCTCACCATAGTGAGAAGTTAGCCATTGCTTTTGGTCTTATTAAAACATCTCCCGGAACTACAATTAGGATAACGAAGAACCTCAGAGTTTGTAGTGATTGTCACATCGCGACAAAGACGATCTCAAAGGTTTTCAATAGAGAAATTGTTGTAAGGGATCGAAACCGATTCCATcatttcaaagacggatgctgtTCTTGTAATGATTATTGGTAA